The DNA segment TAATGGGGTAATTAAGATGCCGCCGGTTTCGGTTTGCCACCAGGTATCGACAATCGGGCAATGTTCATGGCCGATGACCTCGTGGTACCAGCGCCAAGCTTCAGGGTTGATAGGTTCACCCACTGAGCCCATGATGCGCAGCGAGCTGCCATCGTACTTGTCAAAATGCTGTTTACCTTCGGCCATCAGTGCACGGATAAGTGTCGGCGCGGTATAGAGAATATTCACCTTGTGACGGTCAATCATCTCGCCTAAACGCGCTGGGCTTGGGTAATTAGGGATCCCTTCGTGGATAAGCACGGTCGCACCGTTCGCCAGTGGGCCGTACACCATGTAGGAATGCCCCGTGATCCAACCCACGTCGGCGGTACACCAGTAAATCTCACCGGGTTTGTAGTCGAACACATACTCGTGGGTCATAGAGGCATACACCATATAACCGCCGGTGGTGTGTAATACGCCCTTGGGATTACCGGTTGAACCTGAGGTATAAAGTAAGAAGAGCGGATCTTCGGCGCCCATTTCTTCAATGGCGCAGTGCTCGGATGCGGTTTCAACCAGTGAGTGCCACCACACATCGCGGCCTTCTACCCAATCAACCTTGCCGCCAGTACGTTTAAGTACAATCACCTTCTCAACGCTGGTGACATCGGGATGCTTGAGCGCATCGTCGATGTTGCGCTTGAGTGGGATCGCGCGGCCACCACGCATACCTTCGTCGGCGGTGATAACCACTTTAGATTTACCGTCGATGACCCGTGAAGCGATAGAATCGGGTGAGAAACCACCAAAGACCACCGAGTGCACGGCACCGATGCGGGCACAGGCCAGCATAGCCACTGCCGCTTCTGGCACCATTGGCATATAAATGGTCACAATATCGCCACGACGCACGCCTTGGCTGCGTAGGGCGTTGGCAAACTTACACACTTGAGTGTGCAGCTCACCGTAGGTGATTTTACGTTGTTCGCTGGCGTTATCGCCTTCCCAAATGATGGCAACGCGGTCGCTGTGCTCTGCTAGATGGCGATCTAAGCAGTTGGCTGAGGCGTTTAGGGTGCCGTCGTAGAACCAGTTAATCGATAAGTTATGATCGTCAAAAGTGGTTTTTTTGATTTTAGTATATGGCTTTATCCAATCGATCCGTTTGCCGTGCTCTCTCCAGAAACCCTCTGGATTGACAATCGACTCTTGGTACATTTTTTTATATTGATCGTTATTTACAAGTGCATTGGCAGCGATATTGCCGGAGACTTTGTAGAGAGACTGCGAGCTCATAGGGCTTCCCTTTCTAAAAATTGCGTAGTCTGAGTATGGTATGCAAGGGGCTGGCAACTCCATTAGACCTTGGTCTAGTTTTAAAATTTCCTTTATATTTAGGCTGTTGCACTCGAAAATCTGGCTAGATTTCAGCCATTATTTATCGCACAATAATGGAAAAAAGAGCAAAAATATGAATCTAACCTTAGTCGTCGCCGTTATTGCTATTTGTTATGTCTCACTTTTATTCCTTTTAGCCTGGGGCGCGGAGCGTTGGTTTAGCGGCGTGACCAAGAAGCTGCAGGTCGGCATTTATGGCTTAAGTCTGGCGGTTTATTGTTCTTCCTGGAGCTTTTTAGGCACAGTAGGGCAGTCGGCTAATGATTTTTGGTCCTTCATCCCGATTTTTATCGGTCCTATTATTATTTTCACCCTAGGTTTTGGCATGCTGCGCAAGATGGTCCTCGTGTCCAAGGCGCAAAATATTACCTCGGTCGCCGACTTTATCGCCGCCCGTTACGGTAAGTCACAAACCTTAGCGGCCATTGTTACCCTCATCGCGCTATTTGGCATCATGCCTTACATTGCCCTGCAACTTAAGGCGATGGTGTTTAGCCTTAACTTGTTTCAGCCAGCAGACGATCCTTTAAACGGCATTACTATTCCTTTACTTATCACAGCGTTGCTTGCGATTTTTGCCATTCTATTTGGAACGCGTAAGCTCGACGCCACCGAGCATAACCCCGGCATGATGCTG comes from the Shewanella seohaensis genome and includes:
- the acs gene encoding acetate--CoA ligase — protein: MSSQSLYKVSGNIAANALVNNDQYKKMYQESIVNPEGFWREHGKRIDWIKPYTKIKKTTFDDHNLSINWFYDGTLNASANCLDRHLAEHSDRVAIIWEGDNASEQRKITYGELHTQVCKFANALRSQGVRRGDIVTIYMPMVPEAAVAMLACARIGAVHSVVFGGFSPDSIASRVIDGKSKVVITADEGMRGGRAIPLKRNIDDALKHPDVTSVEKVIVLKRTGGKVDWVEGRDVWWHSLVETASEHCAIEEMGAEDPLFLLYTSGSTGNPKGVLHTTGGYMVYASMTHEYVFDYKPGEIYWCTADVGWITGHSYMVYGPLANGATVLIHEGIPNYPSPARLGEMIDRHKVNILYTAPTLIRALMAEGKQHFDKYDGSSLRIMGSVGEPINPEAWRWYHEVIGHEHCPIVDTWWQTETGGILITPLPGATDTKPGSATRPFFGVQPALVDNMGNILEGATEGNLVLLDSWPGQMRTVYGDHERFVLTYFKTFRGMYFTGDGARRDEDGYYWITGRVDDVINVSGHRLGTAEVESALVSHELVAEAAVVGYPHDIKGQGIYAYVTLTRGTEESEELRQELRQWVRKEIGALATPDLIQWATGLPKTRSGKIMRRFLRKIAANEVTNLGDASTLADPAVIETLIETRLNRNE